In a genomic window of Venatoribacter cucullus:
- a CDS encoding TRAP transporter TatT component family protein, with the protein MKVLVGLALLALLSGCSVANLPGNLSRAMMNQDDPAIVEAGAPAYLLLLDALILTYPDNEDFLLAGSRLYGAYAGVFARDKEQARRMADKAMTYSRRALCEYDSDACALVDGPQDQLLAGLQLNYDEDDIAVFYAKAAAWAGWIQANSDNWHAIAQLGKVKTLMQWVASHDPAFDNATVQVYLGVLESQLPPSLGGKPDLAREYFERAIVMTEGRNLMAHVLFAKQYARLMFEQELHDRLLKEALAADPHQEGLTLINRLAQRQAAELLAESSDYFE; encoded by the coding sequence ATGAAAGTACTCGTCGGCCTGGCTTTGCTGGCCCTGCTCAGCGGCTGCTCAGTCGCCAACCTGCCCGGTAACCTGTCGCGGGCCATGATGAATCAGGATGACCCGGCCATCGTCGAGGCCGGCGCGCCGGCTTACCTGCTGTTGCTGGATGCCCTGATCCTGACCTATCCCGATAACGAAGACTTCCTGCTTGCGGGCTCGCGCCTGTACGGTGCGTATGCCGGTGTCTTCGCCCGCGATAAAGAGCAGGCCAGACGCATGGCCGACAAAGCCATGACCTACTCCCGCCGGGCGCTGTGTGAATACGACAGCGATGCCTGCGCATTGGTTGACGGCCCGCAGGATCAACTGCTGGCCGGGCTGCAGCTGAACTATGACGAAGACGATATCGCCGTCTTTTATGCCAAAGCCGCCGCCTGGGCTGGCTGGATTCAGGCCAACAGCGATAACTGGCATGCCATTGCCCAGCTGGGCAAAGTGAAAACCCTGATGCAATGGGTCGCCAGCCATGATCCGGCTTTCGATAACGCCACCGTACAGGTGTATCTGGGGGTGCTGGAAAGCCAGCTGCCCCCGTCCCTGGGCGGCAAACCCGACCTGGCACGGGAATATTTTGAGCGCGCCATTGTGATGACCGAAGGCCGCAACCTGATGGCACACGTACTGTTTGCCAAACAGTACGCCCGCCTGATGTTTGAACAGGAACTGCACGACCGTTTATTAAAAGAAGCTCTGGCGGCCGACCCGCACCAGGAAGGGCTCACCCTGATCAACCGCCTGGCTCAACGTCAGGCGGCCGAATTGTTAGCCGAATCCTCTGATTACTTCGAGTGA
- a CDS encoding rhodanese-like domain-containing protein encodes MALNKDDLLAEARSAVVPVDAAAAEAMLAQGCVVLDVREPAEFDMGHLPGAVNVPRGVLEFRVGDHPDLCDLQADILLYCKNGGRSTLAAHTLKRMGFEQVKMLVGGFDGWAGSVHKVELDPGMYR; translated from the coding sequence ATGGCCTTAAACAAAGACGATTTACTGGCCGAAGCGCGCAGTGCTGTGGTGCCGGTGGATGCGGCGGCGGCGGAAGCCATGCTGGCGCAGGGCTGTGTGGTGCTGGATGTGCGTGAGCCGGCTGAGTTTGATATGGGGCATCTGCCCGGGGCGGTGAATGTGCCGCGCGGGGTGCTGGAATTCCGCGTTGGTGATCACCCTGATTTATGTGATCTGCAGGCGGATATTTTGTTGTATTGCAAAAACGGTGGCCGCAGCACATTAGCCGCTCATACCCTGAAGCGCATGGGTTTTGAGCAGGTAAAAATGCTGGTGGGTGGCTTTGATGGCTGGGCGGGTTCGGTGCACAAAGTGGAACTGGACCCGGGCATGTATCGCTGA
- the cydB gene encoding cytochrome d ubiquinol oxidase subunit II: MDYETLKIVWWLLIGVLLIGFAVTDGFDMGVGALLRIIGKTDNERRVMLNTVGPHWDGNQVWFITAGGALFAAWPVVYAVAFSGFYWAMLLVLFAMFFRPVGFEYRSKMTDARWRSAWDWGLTVGGAVPALVFGVAFGNLFLGVPFTLDEFMRSTYSGSFWALLNPFGLLAGLISLGMLTLHGATYLQMRTDGALHERARKTGVLLGVLVAVLFGLAGFWVAGMDGYVMTASADVGAAMSPLQKTAELQAGGWMQNYSQYPLAILAPVVGFAGLLLASLFSLLNRGALAFVGSSLAQVGVIMTAGVSLFPFIMPSSLNPSHSLTVWDVVSSELTLNIMFWVAMVFVPIVLSYTAWGYYKMRGRLTTDFIEQNKYSTY, translated from the coding sequence ATGGATTATGAAACCTTAAAAATTGTCTGGTGGTTATTAATCGGTGTGCTGCTGATCGGCTTTGCCGTCACCGATGGCTTTGATATGGGCGTGGGTGCGCTGCTGCGCATCATTGGTAAAACCGATAACGAGCGGCGGGTGATGCTGAATACTGTTGGCCCGCACTGGGATGGTAATCAGGTGTGGTTTATCACCGCCGGCGGGGCTTTGTTTGCTGCCTGGCCGGTGGTCTACGCGGTGGCGTTTTCCGGTTTTTACTGGGCCATGCTGCTGGTGCTGTTCGCCATGTTTTTCCGCCCGGTAGGCTTTGAATACCGTTCGAAAATGACCGATGCCCGCTGGCGCAGTGCCTGGGACTGGGGTCTGACCGTGGGCGGTGCGGTGCCGGCGCTGGTGTTCGGTGTGGCGTTCGGCAATCTGTTCCTGGGCGTGCCGTTCACCCTGGATGAGTTTATGCGCTCTACCTACAGCGGCTCGTTCTGGGCCTTGCTGAATCCGTTCGGTCTGCTGGCCGGGCTGATCAGTCTGGGCATGCTGACCCTGCACGGCGCCACCTATCTGCAGATGCGGACCGATGGAGCCCTGCATGAGCGGGCGCGCAAAACCGGCGTGTTGTTAGGCGTGCTGGTGGCGGTGCTGTTCGGTTTGGCCGGATTCTGGGTAGCGGGTATGGACGGCTATGTTATGACCGCCAGCGCTGATGTGGGCGCGGCAATGTCGCCGCTGCAGAAAACCGCAGAGCTGCAGGCCGGTGGCTGGATGCAGAATTACAGTCAGTATCCGCTGGCCATATTGGCGCCCGTCGTGGGGTTTGCTGGCTTGTTGCTGGCCTCGCTGTTTTCGTTGCTGAACCGCGGCGCGCTGGCCTTTGTCGGCAGTTCGCTGGCACAGGTGGGGGTGATTATGACGGCCGGCGTCAGTCTGTTCCCGTTCATTATGCCGTCCAGCCTGAATCCGTCGCACAGTCTGACCGTGTGGGATGTGGTCTCGAGCGAGCTGACCCTGAATATTATGTTCTGGGTGGCCATGGTGTTTGTGCCCATCGTGCTCAGCTACACCGCCTGGGGTTACTACAAAATGCGCGGTCGCCTGACCACCGATTTTATTGAACAGAACAAGTACAGCACGTACTGA
- the cydX gene encoding cytochrome bd-I oxidase subunit CydX — protein sequence MWYFAWILGVLLACSFGIINALWLEVSGRFEHE from the coding sequence ATGTGGTATTTCGCCTGGATTCTTGGCGTGTTGCTGGCCTGCTCGTTCGGCATCATTAACGCCCTGTGGCTGGAAGTGAGTGGCCGCTTCGAGCACGAATAA
- a CDS encoding sigma-54 interaction domain-containing protein — protein MFSNIDSHDLPAITSLLNAISDPAVLLNLDYEICAANDAYRRTFANEEDILQRHCYEVSHGYSVPCDQAGEHCPLRQCLDTGQRQRILHIHNTARGREHVNVELSPICNDAGDITFFVEIMQPLQHRDSLPGQPMLGYSSAYTRMLELLSRAAPSDISVLLLGDSGTGKELAAQYLHNHSQRSSKPFVTVECSGLTESLFESELFGYEKGAFTGATQKKPGLIDAARGGTLFLDEVGDIPLPMQVKLLRLIETGAYRPVGSITPKQADFRLICATHRQLEDMVAAGTFRQDLYYRISPFPVLLPSLRERPEDIVPLATHLLQQLSPQRPLQLSDAACEWLTSQIFPGNIRELRNRIERAILLCDSNLIEPQHLQLPQRDTPALPATAAPLPAGLPLMPLDQLEQHYLQQLQQQYEGDNASLAQALGVSERTLYRKLRSLRSQKIDNQPF, from the coding sequence ATGTTTTCCAATATCGACAGTCACGACCTGCCCGCCATCACCTCATTGCTGAATGCCATCAGCGATCCGGCGGTGCTGCTGAATCTGGATTACGAAATCTGCGCAGCCAATGATGCCTACCGGCGCACCTTCGCCAATGAAGAGGACATCCTGCAGCGCCATTGTTACGAGGTATCGCACGGCTACAGCGTCCCCTGCGATCAGGCTGGCGAACACTGCCCCTTACGCCAATGCCTGGACACCGGTCAGCGCCAGCGCATTCTGCATATTCACAACACCGCCCGTGGCCGCGAACACGTCAACGTGGAACTCAGCCCGATCTGCAACGACGCCGGCGACATCACCTTCTTCGTTGAAATCATGCAGCCGCTGCAACACCGCGACAGCCTGCCCGGCCAACCCATGCTGGGCTACAGCAGCGCCTACACCCGCATGCTGGAATTACTCAGCCGCGCCGCTCCCAGCGATATCAGCGTGCTGCTGCTGGGGGATTCCGGCACCGGCAAAGAACTGGCGGCGCAATATCTGCACAACCACAGCCAGCGCAGCAGCAAACCTTTTGTGACGGTGGAATGTTCCGGCCTGACCGAAAGCCTGTTTGAGAGCGAACTGTTCGGCTACGAAAAAGGCGCCTTTACCGGCGCCACCCAGAAGAAACCCGGTCTGATTGATGCCGCCCGTGGCGGCACTCTGTTTCTCGATGAAGTGGGGGATATTCCGCTGCCCATGCAGGTAAAACTGCTGCGCCTGATAGAAACCGGCGCTTACCGGCCGGTTGGCAGCATCACCCCCAAACAGGCCGACTTCCGGCTGATCTGTGCCACCCACCGGCAGCTGGAAGACATGGTCGCTGCCGGCACCTTCCGTCAGGACCTTTACTACCGTATCAGCCCCTTTCCGGTGCTGCTGCCGTCACTGCGCGAGCGGCCGGAAGATATTGTGCCGCTGGCCACACACCTGCTGCAGCAGCTCAGCCCGCAACGCCCCCTGCAACTGTCCGATGCCGCCTGCGAATGGCTGACCAGCCAGATTTTTCCCGGCAACATCCGTGAGCTGCGCAACCGCATCGAGCGCGCCATCCTGCTGTGTGACAGCAACCTGATTGAACCTCAGCATCTGCAGCTGCCGCAGCGTGACACTCCCGCGCTGCCTGCGACTGCGGCCCCTTTACCTGCCGGCTTGCCGCTGATGCCGCTGGATCAGCTGGAGCAGCATTACCTGCAACAACTGCAGCAACAGTACGAAGGTGATAACGCGTCACTGGCACAGGCTCTGGGCGTCAGCGAACGCACGCTGTACCGGAAATTGCGCAGTTTGCGCAGCCAGAAGATTGATAACCAACCGTTTTAA
- a CDS encoding DUF1631 family protein, protein MAVEQREHPRFTTYLNAALISTDGQQYPCQVLDYSQTGVHLLWPHGIPTSTQNLMLQLAFDDHPVKVAVDWVFNNDQHAGVQFRRPDNKLFLRLQEYNQATRNQRRITDEQKQRYLQLLQQEAANVRDRLLRQWLPDFLEATFEKANMARNTAEQQQWLRLEKQAKSNAGAMLKAFQQRLQQQLQRWLQGEPEISREQQPDQAELHLSLVQQADFEDWLLAKVTSSHLQSRLANMSFELRQLLDTLSSARMEDTFNPIGPSTVTEAFRDSLDTLQLPQEARALAFSVYEQVALTTLQTSYQNLIRQIDIPLTFRYRRAIPAVQPAVPTASATTGTNTTQAATVKANSAASVTNPPPSNNRGQSLQSFQRHQDEAKQAYANIQNLLSLRYQRLEQAELSPEESLPAAAPEQVSTIVTHLAQQHSLAEGHVRESVEKALAAQEVSLPADSRDAIDTLEQVTQHLLSSEQVADFIKPFIERLGWPLLQLMLKDPSLLFNPEHPGRLVLNQLAKLGQLTTSGETQLSNRLQGLIEPVLQNLDRDEHALEELLESLQSLVGGAERKARQNAERVAQAAEGEHKLHNARRRIEQLIGKDIANRTLPNSVVEWLQQGWQPLLSLLLLREGKDSKRFQGAIKLYRQVLALFSAANSGRQELLPKFRPLLDLARTELDKLHGNLPAHELWHQGILQAATEHLQSGTIPEAIDLPAWSAEPAEVIPEGRGTRRAMNLQVGDWLLLVEPDQAVSVVWIAQDASRFACVNHSGMKVVDFTLAELATAFDSGRVKRLYEQEESAVDKGVDKLVQQIYRDLSEQANIDPLTGLTNRQHFLRLLQERILISLRSASPCTLLMADLDQFKLINKNYGVEGGDLCLQQVAGMLREHMPDALCARLGSNEFALFFPHTDTEQAEASAKILKRQIETTHIDSPAGTFSVHLSIGLATTSADSAGAAELIEQAESACQLAKEKGGSRIVTYQTDDTSRQRHEEFMAWGNKLNQALSNNQLQVLCVPIKPIQERHRDSRQYEILISIRDERGAQIPPQDYLQAAENYNRMYLLDRWTLEQLVQWLHDHPQQAAGINRFVLRLSGHAINDESLLAYIFEQAREKDVPVRKLCFELNETSAIRNLEDAADFMHEMRSLGCQFVLSDFGTGQSSFEYLKALPVDYVKIDHSFIDGLHASAADYALVKSIQEIAHFMAKKTIAEYSPNNNAWEILRTIGIDFVAGAPNEYQPLEQLG, encoded by the coding sequence ATGGCCGTTGAGCAACGCGAACACCCAAGATTCACCACCTACCTGAATGCCGCTCTGATCAGTACCGATGGGCAACAATACCCCTGTCAGGTACTGGATTATTCACAGACCGGCGTGCACCTGCTCTGGCCGCATGGCATTCCCACCAGCACTCAGAATCTGATGCTGCAACTGGCCTTTGACGATCACCCCGTCAAAGTCGCCGTCGACTGGGTCTTCAATAATGACCAGCACGCCGGCGTGCAATTCCGCCGCCCCGATAACAAACTCTTTCTGCGCCTGCAGGAATACAATCAGGCCACCCGTAATCAACGCCGTATCACGGACGAGCAAAAACAACGCTATCTGCAACTGCTGCAACAGGAAGCCGCGAACGTGCGTGACCGCCTGCTGCGCCAATGGCTGCCGGACTTTCTGGAAGCCACCTTTGAAAAAGCCAATATGGCCCGCAACACCGCCGAACAGCAGCAATGGCTGCGACTGGAGAAACAGGCCAAAAGCAATGCTGGCGCCATGCTGAAAGCTTTTCAGCAGCGCTTGCAGCAGCAGTTACAGCGCTGGCTGCAAGGTGAGCCGGAAATCTCGCGGGAGCAGCAGCCGGATCAGGCCGAGCTGCATTTATCGCTGGTGCAGCAAGCCGATTTTGAAGACTGGCTGCTGGCCAAAGTGACTTCATCACACCTGCAGTCCCGGCTGGCTAATATGAGTTTTGAGCTGCGCCAGCTGCTCGACACCCTGTCCTCCGCACGCATGGAAGACACCTTCAATCCCATCGGTCCGTCCACCGTGACAGAAGCCTTCCGTGACAGTCTGGATACTCTGCAGCTACCCCAGGAAGCGCGGGCACTGGCGTTTTCTGTGTATGAACAGGTGGCCCTGACCACCCTGCAAACCAGCTACCAGAATCTGATCCGCCAGATTGATATCCCGCTGACGTTCCGCTATCGCCGTGCCATTCCGGCGGTGCAACCAGCCGTGCCCACGGCATCTGCCACAACCGGTACCAACACCACCCAGGCAGCTACCGTTAAGGCGAACAGCGCAGCGAGTGTTACCAATCCGCCCCCCAGCAACAATCGCGGCCAGTCACTGCAAAGTTTCCAGCGCCACCAGGACGAAGCCAAACAGGCCTATGCCAATATTCAGAACCTGCTGAGCCTGCGCTATCAGCGCCTTGAGCAGGCCGAACTCAGCCCGGAAGAATCCCTGCCGGCGGCCGCACCCGAGCAGGTCAGCACCATCGTTACCCACCTGGCCCAGCAGCACAGCCTGGCCGAAGGCCATGTGCGGGAATCGGTAGAAAAAGCACTGGCCGCACAAGAAGTCAGCCTGCCGGCGGACTCCCGCGATGCCATTGATACGCTGGAACAGGTCACCCAGCACCTGCTCAGCAGTGAGCAGGTCGCCGACTTTATCAAACCCTTTATTGAGCGTCTGGGCTGGCCACTGCTGCAGCTGATGCTGAAAGACCCCAGCCTGCTGTTTAACCCGGAACACCCGGGCCGGCTGGTCCTGAACCAGCTGGCCAAACTGGGGCAACTGACCACCAGCGGCGAAACCCAGCTCAGCAACCGTCTGCAGGGGCTGATTGAGCCGGTCTTACAGAATCTCGACCGGGATGAACACGCTCTGGAAGAACTACTGGAAAGCCTGCAGAGTCTGGTGGGGGGGGCCGAGCGCAAAGCCCGTCAGAATGCCGAACGGGTGGCCCAGGCCGCCGAAGGTGAGCACAAGCTGCACAACGCCCGCCGCCGCATTGAGCAACTGATTGGTAAAGACATCGCCAACCGCACCCTGCCCAACAGCGTGGTGGAATGGCTGCAGCAGGGCTGGCAACCGCTGCTGAGCCTGCTGCTGCTACGCGAAGGCAAGGACAGCAAACGCTTTCAGGGAGCGATTAAGCTCTACCGGCAGGTGCTGGCTCTGTTCAGCGCCGCCAACAGCGGCCGTCAGGAGCTGCTGCCCAAATTCCGGCCCCTGCTGGATCTGGCCCGCACGGAACTGGATAAACTGCACGGCAACCTGCCGGCGCATGAGCTGTGGCACCAGGGCATACTGCAGGCGGCCACTGAGCATCTGCAATCCGGCACCATCCCCGAAGCCATTGATCTGCCGGCCTGGAGCGCCGAGCCGGCGGAAGTGATACCGGAAGGTCGTGGCACCCGCCGCGCCATGAACCTGCAGGTTGGCGACTGGCTGTTGCTGGTCGAACCGGATCAGGCCGTATCGGTGGTCTGGATTGCCCAGGATGCCTCCCGCTTTGCCTGTGTGAACCACAGCGGCATGAAAGTGGTCGATTTCACCCTGGCCGAACTGGCCACAGCCTTTGACAGCGGCCGGGTTAAACGCCTGTACGAGCAGGAAGAGTCGGCGGTGGATAAAGGCGTCGACAAGCTGGTGCAGCAGATTTACCGCGACCTGTCCGAGCAGGCCAATATCGACCCGCTCACCGGCCTGACCAACCGTCAGCACTTTTTGCGCCTGCTGCAGGAGCGCATTCTGATCAGCCTGCGCAGCGCCAGCCCCTGTACTCTGCTGATGGCTGACCTGGATCAGTTCAAACTGATCAATAAAAACTACGGTGTTGAAGGCGGTGATCTGTGTCTGCAACAGGTGGCCGGCATGCTGCGTGAGCATATGCCGGACGCCCTGTGCGCGCGCCTCGGCAGTAACGAATTTGCCCTGTTCTTCCCGCACACCGACACCGAGCAGGCCGAAGCCAGTGCCAAAATCCTGAAACGCCAGATTGAAACCACCCATATCGACAGTCCGGCCGGCACCTTCAGCGTCCACCTCAGCATCGGTCTGGCCACCACCAGTGCTGACAGCGCCGGCGCTGCTGAACTGATCGAACAAGCCGAGTCCGCCTGCCAGCTGGCCAAAGAAAAAGGCGGCAGCCGCATTGTTACCTATCAGACCGATGACACCAGTCGTCAGCGCCATGAAGAATTTATGGCCTGGGGCAACAAGCTGAATCAGGCGCTCAGCAACAACCAGCTGCAGGTACTGTGCGTACCGATCAAACCCATTCAGGAACGCCACCGCGACAGCCGGCAGTATGAAATCCTGATCAGCATCCGTGATGAGCGCGGCGCGCAGATTCCCCCACAGGACTACCTGCAGGCGGCGGAAAACTACAACCGAATGTACCTGCTGGATCGCTGGACGCTGGAACAACTGGTGCAATGGCTGCACGACCATCCGCAGCAGGCGGCCGGTATTAACCGCTTTGTGCTGCGGCTATCCGGCCATGCTATTAATGACGAAAGCCTGCTGGCGTATATTTTTGAGCAGGCACGGGAAAAAGACGTTCCGGTGAGGAAACTCTGTTTTGAGCTGAATGAAACATCGGCCATCCGCAACCTGGAAGACGCCGCCGACTTTATGCACGAAATGCGCAGCCTGGGCTGCCAGTTTGTGTTGTCGGATTTCGGTACCGGCCAGTCGTCATTTGAATACCTGAAAGCCCTGCCGGTCGACTACGTCAAAATTGATCACAGCTTTATTGACGGGCTGCACGCCAGTGCTGCCGACTACGCGCTGGTAAAATCGATTCAGGAAATCGCCCACTTTATGGCCAAGAAAACCATTGCCGAGTACAGCCCGAACAATAATGCCTGGGAAATTCTGCGCACCATCGGCATCGATTTTGTCGCCGGTGCCCCTAACGAATATCAGCCACTGGAGCAACTTGGCTGA
- a CDS encoding cytochrome ubiquinol oxidase subunit I codes for MISESLVELSRLQFAITAFYHFLFVPLTLGLSFLLAIMESVYVMTGKEIYRDMVKFWGKLFGINFALGVTTGLTMEFQFGTNWAYYSHYVGDIFGAPLAIEGLMAFFLESTFIGLFFFGWERLSKVQHLLVTWLVAIGSNLSALWILIANGWMQNPIGAEFNYDTMRMEMTSFAEVILNPVAQVKFVHTVSAGYVTGAMFVLAISAFYMLKKRDLPFARRSFAIAASFGFAAILSVIILGDESGYELGDVQKTKLAAIEAEWDTHEAPAAFTLIGLPDEDRMTTDYAIKIPYALGLIATRSVTEEVTGIKDLIAQHELRIRRGMEAYALLQKIRSGDKSAPVLAAFDALKDDLGYGLLLKRYTDNVVDATEEQIQQAARDTIPAVAPMFWTFRIMVGLGFLMLVLIGLSFYYSARGVAEEKTWLLKALLIALPAPWIACEMGWFVAEFGRQPWSIGEVLPTYLSVSTRSVEDLWLSIAGFVTFYTVLLVVEMYLMIHFCKLGPSSLHTGRYHFEQQGGALPAQPLQSVQDPA; via the coding sequence ATGATCAGTGAAAGCCTCGTCGAGCTATCGCGGCTGCAGTTTGCCATTACGGCGTTTTACCATTTTCTGTTTGTACCCCTGACCCTGGGTCTGTCATTTCTGCTGGCCATTATGGAGTCGGTGTACGTGATGACCGGTAAAGAAATTTACCGCGATATGGTGAAATTCTGGGGCAAGCTGTTTGGTATTAACTTTGCGCTGGGGGTGACCACCGGCCTGACCATGGAGTTTCAGTTCGGTACCAACTGGGCGTATTACTCACACTATGTGGGTGATATTTTCGGTGCGCCGCTGGCCATTGAAGGACTGATGGCATTCTTTCTGGAATCCACCTTTATCGGCCTGTTTTTCTTTGGTTGGGAGCGGTTAAGCAAGGTGCAGCATCTGCTGGTGACCTGGCTGGTGGCCATCGGCTCCAACCTGTCGGCACTGTGGATTCTGATTGCCAATGGCTGGATGCAGAACCCGATCGGCGCTGAGTTTAATTACGACACCATGCGCATGGAAATGACCAGCTTTGCTGAGGTGATTTTAAACCCGGTGGCGCAGGTGAAATTCGTCCATACCGTCTCGGCCGGTTACGTGACCGGAGCGATGTTTGTGCTGGCTATTTCCGCTTTCTACATGCTGAAAAAACGCGATCTGCCTTTTGCCCGCCGTTCCTTTGCCATTGCTGCCAGCTTCGGTTTTGCCGCCATTCTGAGTGTGATTATTCTCGGCGATGAATCCGGTTATGAGCTGGGGGATGTGCAGAAAACCAAGCTGGCGGCCATTGAAGCCGAGTGGGATACCCATGAAGCGCCGGCGGCTTTTACCCTGATCGGTCTGCCCGATGAAGACCGCATGACCACCGACTACGCGATTAAAATTCCTTACGCGCTGGGGCTGATTGCCACCCGCTCGGTTACGGAAGAAGTGACCGGTATTAAAGACCTGATTGCTCAGCATGAATTGCGCATCCGTCGCGGTATGGAAGCCTATGCTTTGCTGCAAAAAATCCGCAGTGGCGATAAATCCGCGCCGGTATTGGCGGCCTTTGATGCCCTGAAAGATGACCTCGGTTACGGCCTGCTGCTGAAGCGTTATACCGATAACGTGGTGGATGCCACCGAAGAGCAGATTCAGCAGGCGGCGCGTGACACCATTCCGGCCGTGGCGCCGATGTTCTGGACCTTCCGCATTATGGTGGGGCTGGGCTTCCTGATGCTGGTGCTGATTGGTCTGTCGTTCTACTACAGCGCCCGTGGTGTGGCGGAAGAGAAAACCTGGCTGCTGAAAGCCCTGTTAATTGCGCTGCCGGCGCCCTGGATTGCCTGTGAAATGGGCTGGTTTGTGGCCGAGTTCGGTCGTCAGCCCTGGTCCATCGGAGAAGTGCTGCCCACTTATCTGTCGGTGTCGACCCGCAGCGTGGAAGACCTGTGGCTGAGCATTGCCGGTTTCGTCACCTTCTACACCGTGCTGCTGGTGGTGGAAATGTACCTGATGATCCATTTCTGCAAACTGGGACCGTCCAGCCTGCACACCGGTCGTTACCACTTTGAACAGCAGGGTGGAGCCTTACCGGCACAGCCGCTGCAGTCTGTACAAGATCCGGCCTGA
- the dctP gene encoding TRAP transporter substrate-binding protein DctP has product MKLISTIALLLGVMIAPVQAATTLKIATVAPDGTSWMRLMRQAADDIESATEGRVKVRYFPGGVQGTDKAVLRKMQIRQLQGGAVASGALAHITNMTQLYSLPFTFRNLDEIRAVRAEYDQRIAAALEEQGYILLGLSEGGFAYLMSNSPLRTSDDVRSKKVWMPEGDMISETIFTNGKVQPIALPISDVYTSLQTGLIDTLAVNASSAIALQWHTKLNYATDYPLVFLFGMLVVDARAFKGISAADQQVVRTAMAAAFKAMDGQNETDEQGAREALQQNGLEFVALSEADKEAWRQLAADSIASLRERKVYPVETYNQLLQTLTTLRNSTSN; this is encoded by the coding sequence ATGAAACTGATCTCCACCATTGCCCTGCTGCTGGGCGTTATGATTGCCCCCGTGCAGGCCGCGACCACCCTGAAAATCGCCACTGTAGCGCCGGACGGGACCAGCTGGATGCGTCTGATGCGTCAGGCCGCCGATGACATTGAAAGCGCCACCGAAGGCCGTGTTAAAGTGCGCTACTTCCCCGGCGGCGTGCAGGGCACCGACAAAGCCGTACTGCGTAAAATGCAGATCCGCCAGCTGCAGGGCGGCGCCGTGGCCAGCGGTGCGCTGGCGCACATTACCAATATGACGCAGCTGTACAGCCTGCCCTTTACCTTCCGCAATCTGGACGAAATCCGTGCCGTACGTGCCGAGTACGATCAGCGCATTGCGGCCGCACTGGAAGAACAGGGCTATATTCTGCTGGGCCTGTCAGAAGGCGGTTTTGCCTACCTGATGTCCAACAGCCCGCTGCGCACCTCCGATGACGTGCGCAGCAAAAAAGTATGGATGCCGGAAGGTGACATGATCAGCGAAACCATCTTCACCAATGGCAAAGTACAACCCATTGCCCTGCCGATTTCCGATGTTTACACCAGCCTGCAGACCGGCCTGATTGACACTCTGGCGGTGAATGCCTCGTCCGCCATTGCGCTGCAATGGCACACCAAGCTGAACTACGCCACCGATTATCCGCTGGTGTTCCTGTTTGGCATGCTGGTGGTCGATGCCCGTGCGTTTAAAGGCATCAGTGCCGCCGATCAACAGGTGGTGCGTACCGCCATGGCGGCCGCGTTCAAAGCAATGGACGGCCAGAACGAAACGGATGAACAGGGCGCCCGCGAAGCATTACAGCAGAACGGCCTGGAATTCGTCGCCCTCAGCGAAGCGGATAAAGAAGCCTGGCGTCAGCTGGCCGCCGACAGCATTGCTTCGCTGCGTGAGCGCAAGGTGTATCCGGTCGAGACCTACAATCAATTGCTGCAGACGCTGACCACCCTGCGTAACAGTACCAGCAACTGA
- a CDS encoding TRAP transporter small permease translates to MTAFFRILHRAEDGLLVLLLLAMIVLAGADILARSLFGGGLVWIPPLLRVMVLWLGLLGALLATRTREHIAIDLASRLAGPGLRRLLALISSVFAAMVCLLLAWHSQNFVRFAWEFGDVAFGRVPAWPLQIIIPLSFALMGLRFMLQGVQDLLAKTEGEAR, encoded by the coding sequence ATGACGGCCTTCTTCCGTATTCTGCACCGGGCCGAAGACGGCCTGTTAGTGCTGCTGCTGCTGGCCATGATCGTACTGGCCGGTGCCGACATTCTGGCCCGCAGCCTGTTTGGTGGCGGTCTGGTGTGGATTCCGCCGTTGCTGCGCGTGATGGTGCTGTGGCTGGGCTTACTGGGCGCCTTGCTGGCGACCCGCACCCGCGAGCATATTGCCATCGACCTGGCCAGCCGGCTGGCCGGGCCCGGCTTGCGCCGACTGCTGGCACTGATCAGCTCGGTGTTTGCCGCAATGGTTTGTTTGCTGCTGGCCTGGCATTCACAGAACTTCGTCCGCTTTGCCTGGGAGTTTGGTGATGTGGCCTTTGGCCGGGTGCCAGCCTGGCCGCTGCAGATCATTATTCCGCTCAGTTTTGCCCTGATGGGACTGCGCTTTATGCTGCAGGGCGTGCAGGATTTACTGGCCAAAACCGAGGGAGAAGCCCGGTGA